A genomic stretch from Plasmodium cynomolgi strain B DNA, chromosome 8, whole genome shotgun sequence includes:
- a CDS encoding exportin 1 (putative) encodes MENESFNPLSLLDKNQPFDAEKLKLLDNVVEALLDTKDKNRRDFAQNLLNQFKMLDNSWRSVSIILEHSENVNTKFYGLQILEECINNKWNILPGEEREGMKNFIACYTITLSTEGTTVGVDRHLLNKLDETLIQIVKKEWPDSWSSFIPDIVNSAKLNQNVCENNMKLLNMLSEEVFEFGNETLVKKKEKLRNEYASQFQEVYNLCLYILEANVYNKRSTNTSLIKQTLNCLSNFFKWIPLTYIFDKYKFNDTNIQIIDLLFDHFWDDISYKIECVKCIQEIVMLKIDEKNIIYFDNVFINLWSKLVAKIKLLPNANEMKNIPPELKIFWEQYFLQLSICITSFLRNYREKIVEKNNNTNDVNIVFKFLNMLANSNMEEVFLIIIDYYNVFTEQLIRELITRLEQEHNLKGKGGANVPGAPSSSNDLKNSLGTSSINMSMNLETSSLGNRKAYSFATMNYNSSLIGNNGISGGGSSIININEYSSILDKIDLTPGDIKKMCPRIKLYEFILNDIRKTVIEKMAKPQEIYISYDNETGEVVRDFEPDTTEIALYNTMKTTLVYLTYLGSEKTMELIVELLNKESEKSLKNTNKNEVWNSTKTNRISYAVGSISMCMTLKKEQDFLMYILRIYLHMIEVKNGEENRAILASCVMYIVSQYHRFLKLHWRFLKTVMKKLFEFAENEKVQDMAAETILKICKQCKNVIAKNNHTNDNNESFFNTFIKFHNNIMHKLPEKLNLLLYEAIAHVISCFPYEEKQESIKILMSKLMNLWNSLIYANNGIKDMNDPNLLNSNGANGDAINDMKNLEHLCTYENSKLIITFVRVNCRLAYALSYFYYEQLNLVFLDFLKIYQLYSKFINLEVETNGTKRIRHAQFRNLFLMKREFLHLIETTIERSCYNIQELEAELLKREQKKLKNEIDESMDVHLPTVEEAKQINFQMTSNILNVLLETILVDYRDSNPHIKDAEVFSLLSTVFKKIENVTCPILPTVLNYVLLPTIDMIKNDFSSYPEHREKFYNFLDACVRHCFDYLFTLDSEIFNTFIQSLLWAIKHEHPSVADHGLRITHQFLHNIIIKKKEYLEEFCKAFYYIILNEVFKTLTDSFHKSGFHYQTIILMNMLRLLEFEVVNLPDAEITKAHIVKHVQTFLTQSFENLNQKQIETFSVDLFNFCVESPPAFRSFVRDLLISLKEFSTNQDELYEADRQEALQRAKLAEDNKLIKLRGLMKEDVPSFSAIDVDDECINVE; translated from the exons atggaaaatgaatCTTTCAACCCACTGTCGCTGTTAGACAAAAATCAGCCATTCGATGCGGAGAAATTGAAGCTGCTGGACAATGTAGTAGAGGCTCTGTTAGATACAAAGGATAAGAACAGAAGAGACTTTGCACAGAATCTGTTGAACCAGTTTAAGATGTTAGACAATTCATGGAGATCCGTATCCATCATTTTGGAACACAGCGAAAATGTAAACACAAAGTTTTATGGTCTCCAAATATTGGAAGAGTGTATAAACAACAAGTGGAATATATTACCTGGAGAGGAAAGAGAAGGAATGAAGAATTTCATAGCGTGTTACACGATAACCTTATCGACAGAGGGAACGACGGTAGGGGTGGACAGACATTTGTTAAACAAGTTGGACGAGACGTTAATTCAGATAGTGAAGAAGGAATGGCCTGATTCGTGGTCTAGTTTCATTCCAGATATTGTAAATTCAGCAAAGCTAAATCAGAATGTAtgtgaaaataatatgaagTTGTTAAACATGTTAAGTGAAGAGGTATTCGAGTTTGGAAATGAAactttagtaaaaaaaaaagaaaaattaagaaatgAATATGCTAGCCAATTCCAAGAAGTGTATAATTTATGTTTGTACATTTTGGAAGCAAACGTATACAACAAGAGAAGCACAAACACGTCACTAATTAAACAAACGTTAAACTGTTtgtcgaatttttttaaatggatTCCATtaacttatatttttgataagTACAAATTTAATGATACGAATATACAGATTATTGATCTCCTCTTTGACCACTTCTGGGATgatatttcatataaaattGAGTGTGTAAAATGCATACAAGAAATAGTGATGCTAAAAattgatgagaaaaatatcatttacTTCGATAACGTGTTTATCAACTTGTGGTCAAAGTTGGTCGCAAAAATTAAGTTGTTGCCAAATGctaatgaaatgaaaaatatacctccagagttaaaaatattttgggaGCAATACTTTTTGCAATTGAGTATATGCATTACAAGCTTTTTGCGTAATTATAGAGAAAAGATTGTCGAAAAGAACAACAACACGAATGATGTGAATATCgtttttaagtttttaaaCATGCTAGCCAATAGCAACATGGAAGAGGttttcctcatcatcatcgaTTATTATAATGTCTTCACGGAACAGCTCATTAGGGAATTGATCACGAGGTTGGAGCAGGAGCATAACTTGAAAGGTAAAGGTGGAGCAAATGTACCAGGTGCACCGAGTTCGTCGAATGACTTGAAGAATTCGCTGGGCACATCTTCCATCAATATGTCTATGAATTTGGAGACATCCTCCCTAGGCAACAGGAAGGCGTACAGCTTTGCCACTATGAATTATAACTCGAGTCTTATTGGAAACAACGGGATTAGCGGAGGGGGAAGCAGTATCATCAACATTAATGAATATTCGTCTATTTTGGATAAAATTGATTTAACCCCAGGGGATATCAAAAAGATGTGCCCGCGGATTAAGCTATACGAATTTATTCTGAACGATATAAGGAAGACTGTCATCGAGAAAATGGCGAAGCCACAGGAAATCTACATTTCTTATGACAACGAAACGGGGGAAGTGGTCCGAGATTTTGAACCAGACACGACAGAAATTGCCTTGTATAACACGATGAAGACGACCCTGGTATACCTGACCTACTTGGGGTCTGAAAAAACCATGGAACTGATCGTGGAGTTGCTAAACAAAGAATCGGAGAAGTCGCTAAAGAATactaacaaaaatgaagtgtgGAACAGCACGAAGACCAACCGAATCAGTTACGCAGTGGGTTCCATCTCCATGTGTATGACtctcaaaaaggaacaagaCTTCTTAATGTACATACTGAGGATATACTTACACATGATAGAggttaaaaatggggaagaaaacagAGCCATTTTGGCCTCTTGCGTTATGTACATTGTGAGTCAATACCATCGATTTTTGAAGCTCCACTGGAGATTTCTAAAAAcggtgatgaaaaaattgttcgaGTTTGCAGAGAATGAAAAGGTACAGGACATGGCAGCGGAAAcgattttgaaaatttgcaagcaatgcaaaaatgttataGCGAAGAATAATCATACCAATGATAATAATGAGTCGTTTTTTAATACATTCATTAAATTTCATAACAACATAATGCATAAGTTGCCAGAAAAATTGAACTTGTTACTTTATGAAGCCATCGCGCACGTCATTTCGTGTTTTCCGTatgaggagaagcaggagagtataaaaattttgatgagCAAATTGATGAATCTGTGGAACTCGTTAATTTATGCGAATAACGGGATTAAAGATATGAATGACCCCAACCTTTTAAACAGTAACGGGGCTAATGGGGATGCCATTAATGACATGAAGAATTTGGAGcatttgtgcacatatgAGAACTCCAAACTTATTATCACCTTTGTGAGGGTTAATTGCAGATTGGCCTATGCGCTGTCCTACTTTTACTACGAGCAGTTAAATTTAGTTTTCCTggactttttaaaaatatatcagcTGTATAGCAAGTTTATAAATTTGGAAGTGGAGACAAATGGGACGAAACGCATAAGGCATGCTCAGTttagaaatttatttttaatgaagaGAGAGTTCCTACACCTGATAGAAACCACCATTGAGAGGAGTTGCTACAACATACAGGAATTAGAAGCGGAgttgttaaaaagggaacagaaaaaattgaaaaatgaaattgaCGAATCGATGGATGTACATCTCCCAACAGTGGAGGAAGCcaagcaaataaattttcaaatgACCAGTAACATACTAAACGTGTTGCTAGAAACCATTTTGGTAGATTATCGAGATAGTAATCCCCACATAAAAGATGCTGAAGTGTTTTCTCTGCTCTCaacagtttttaaaaaaattgaaaatgtcACATGTCCAATTTTGCCTACCGTATTAAACTATGTGTTATTACCAACCATTGACATGATAAAGAATGATTTCTCATCCTATCCGGAACATCgggaaaaattttacaactttttagATGCCTGTGTCAGACATTGTTTTGATTATTTGTTCACCCTAGATTCGGAAATATTTAATACATTCATTCAGTCCCTTTTGTGGGCAATTAAGCATGAGCATCCCTCAGTTGCGGACCACGGGTTGAGAATAACTCACCAGTTTTTACATAACATTATtataaagaagaaggaatatTTGGAAGAATTTTGTAAAGCGTTTTACTACATAATTTTGAATgaagtttttaaaacgtTAACCGATTCATTTCACAAGTCGGGGTTTCATTACCAGACGATTATCCTTATGAACATGCTACGCCTTCTGGAGTTTGAGGTGGTGAACCTTCCGGATGCAGAGATTACCAAAGCGCACATAGTGAAGCACGTGCAGACGTTTTTGACGCAGTCCTTTGAGAATTTGAACCAGAAGCAGATTGAGACCTTTTCCGTGGACTTGTTTAACTTTTGCGTGGAGTCCCCCCCGGCGTTTAGGTCCTTCGTCCGGGACTTGCTGATATCGTTAAAG GAATTTTCGACCAACCAAGATGAGCTATACGAGGCCGACCGACAGGAAGCGCTGCAGAGAGCTAAGCTGGCAGAAGATAACAAACTTATAAAG TTGA
- a CDS encoding N-ethylmaleimide sensitive fusion protein (putative), giving the protein MTTANLYCCKLQSQELALTNYGFINSSLYSSLKRNSKSSELYAEVANTVLILKGDGNIGKDEIAIDVELTLFVKPDRLIEMEDDVLEGVFKKHFINHVLTKGQILALKCNDILIKCVIKDLKAAQFDEMKRLNKGNPNSLGTPSSANSFFKLGNSTPMSSTSMYRQTGAQERGILFENTECVFTSMSDGKLFIESRKVLKKNIIKSNFNFEELGIGALDEEFKTIFRRTFASRIYPNYIIKQLGIKHVKGLILYGPPGTGKTLIARQIGKTLNAREPKIINGPEILNKYVGQSEENIRNLFKDAELEYKQSGENSQLHIIILDEIDAICRQRGSAASSGTGVNDSIVNQLLSKIDGVNSLNNILLIGMTNRIDLIDDALLRPGRFELHIEISLPNKEGRIQILNIHTKSMRKSNKLSADVNIVELAEKTPNFSGAEIEGLVRNTVSYAFERHINFNDLTKPINADDIMITKNDFYKALKETKPAFGAEEDVIEGLLSNGIINYGEQYENIENTCKLLIKQIVENSNTNLLSVLLYGENGTGKTTIAAYLAKSANFHFTKFITPENLIGYSEINRINYINKIFEDAYKTPLSLVILDNIERLIDYTRIGPRFSNPVLQAIMVLIKKKPKKENQKILIICTTSEYQFMKDVGLIKNFFVNIEVPLLHCSTSIRNVLQNRNESCGDFPEREIEQVLAANVIKSIAIKNLLMVIDMASEASVDGSITSEVFLKTFNDCGIGFDEEAYY; this is encoded by the exons ATGACGACTGCGAATCTGTACTGCTGCAAACTGCAATCGCAGGAACTGGCACTGACCAACTATGGCTTCATCAACTCGAGTTTGTACAGCAGCTTGAAAAGGAATTCCAAGAGCAGCGAATTGTACGCAGAAGTAGCGAACACAGTTTTGATACTAAAGGGGGATGGGAATATCGGGAAGGACGAAATAGC CATCGATGTGGAGCTTACCCTATTTGTGAAGCCCGATCGATTGATCGAAATGGAGGACGATGTTTTGGAaggagtttttaaaaagcactTCATCAATCATGTATTGACGAAAGGGCAAATACTAGCCCTAAAATGTAATGACATTTTGATAAAGTGCGTTATAAAAGATTTGAAGGCGGCACAATTTGACGAAATGAAGAGACTAAACAAGGGCAACCCGAACAGCCTGGGCACCCCGAGCAGTGCAAATTCCTTCTTCAAGTTAGGGAATAGCACCCCGATGAGTAGTACCAGTATGTATAGACAAACAGGGGCACAGGAGAGAGGCATTCTGTTCGAAAACACCGAATGTGTATTCACCAGCATGAGTGATGGGAAGTTATTTATTGAATCTAGGaaggtgttaaaaaaaaatattataaagaGCAACTTCAATTTTGAGGAGCTAGGGATAGGAGCACTTGACGAAGAATTTAAGACCATTTTTAGACGAACCTTTGCTAGCAGAATTTACCCCAACTATATAATTAAGCAGCTGGGGATCAAACATGTGAAGGGACTCATTCTGTATGGGCCCCCGGGGACTGGAAAAACTTTAATAGCTAGGCAGATAGGAAAAACACTAAATGCAAGAGAaccaaaaattattaatggtccagaaatattaaataaatatgtaggACAatcagaagaaaatattagGAACTTATTTAAAGACGCAGAGTTGGAATATAAGCAGAGTGGAGAAAATTCACAGCTACACATTATCATTTTAGACGAAATTGATGCTATTTGTCGTCAGAGAGGTAGTGCTGCTTCAAGTGGGACTGGTGTAAATGACAGCATTGTGAATCAGCTACTCTCCAAAATAGACGGTGTTAACAGCTTGAATAATATACTGCTAATCGGGATGACCAATCGAATTGACTTAATCGATGATGCTCTGTTGAGACCCGGCAGATTCGAACTCCACATAGAAATTTCTCTCCCTAATAAGGAGGGAAGGATCCAAATTTTAAACATTCACACGAAGAGCATGAGAAAGAGTAATAAGCTAAGTGCAGATGTAAACATCGTGGAGTTGGCCGAAAAGACCCCAAACTTTTCTGGTGCAGAAATTGAAGGGCTAGTGAGAAATACTGTATCGTATGCTTTCGAGAggcatataaattttaatgacTTAACCAAGCCGATCAACGCGGATGACATAATGATAacgaaaaatgatttttataaGGCATTGAAAGAGACCAAGCCAGCCTTTGGGGCGGAAGAAGACGTCATTGAGGGGTTGCTGTCCAATGGGATTATCAATTATGGGGAGCAGTACGAAAATATTGAGAACACATGCAAGCTGCTAATTAAACAGATTGTAGAGAATTCAAATACAAATTTGTTGAGTGTCCTCCTGTATGGAGAAAACGGGACAGGGAAAACTACCATTGCAGCGTATCTTGCTAAGAGCGCTAATTTtcatttcacaaaatttatcACCCCGGAAAACCTAATTGGGTACTCCGAAATTAACAGgataaattacataaataagATTTTCGAAGATGCGTATAAAACTCCCCTTTCGTTAGTCATTTTGGATAACATAGAGAGGCTTATCGATTACACACGAATTGGGCCTCGATTTAGCAACCCCGTCCTCCAAGCAATCAtggttttaataaaaaagaaacccaaaaaggaaaaccagaaaattttaatcatatGCACCACGTCGGAGTATCAATTTATGAAAGATGTCGGgttgattaaaaatttttttgtgaatataGAAGTGCCCTTGTTACATTGTTCCACCTCAATTAGGAACGTTTTGCAGAACCGGAATGAGAGTTGTGGCGATTTCCCTGAACGAGAGATAGAGCAAGTGCTCGCGGCAAACGTGATCAAAAGCATCGCCATTAAGAACTTGCTGATGGTCATTGACATGGCGTCCGAGGCGTCCGTCGATGGGAGCATCACAAGCGAGGTCTTCCTGAAAACGTTTAACGACTGCGGGATTGGTTTCGACGAGGAGGCGTACTATTGA